A stretch of the Aphis gossypii isolate Hap1 chromosome 2, ASM2018417v2, whole genome shotgun sequence genome encodes the following:
- the LOC126549777 gene encoding uncharacterized protein LOC126549777 — MYVKIETERLTFIRLNQTKLRSEEYIHLRDAINTDGNAQNVGRMTILPATYIGSPRHMHEYAQDAMPYVRHYGTADLFITFTCNPQWIEINQELISGQSPIDRHDITARVFRQKLKSLMDFIVKHNVFGETRCWMYSVEWQKRGLPHAHILIWLVENIRPNEVDAVISAEIPNVQVDPGLHEVVIKNMIHGPCGTLNQNSPCMMDGKCSKRYPRTLISETITGNDGYPLYRRRLTADNGKSTIVKLNQQDIEIDNRWIVPYSPILSKTFKAHINVESCHSVKSIKYICKYVAKGSDMAVIGIGAENSNDEVTQYQMGRYVSSNEAVWRIFSFPIHERHPSVVHLAVHLENGQRVYFTAQNAVQRAAQPPSTTLTSFFETCQNDDFAQTLLYSEMPKYYTWNQSSRRFIRRKQGKPVPGYTDVYSTDAIGRIYSVHPSNDECFYLRLLLVNVRGPTSFQQLRTVDGELCVSYREACQRLQLLENDAHWDQTLNDAVISSHAHQIRTLFSIIISTCFPSNPIDLWIKYKDYMCDDILYQIQNRMGNPNIQISEEIYNEALISIEDM, encoded by the coding sequence atgtatgttaaaattgaaacggAAAGATTAACATTCATCAGGTTGAATCAAACCAAACTCCGATCTGAAGAGTATATTCACCTTCGAGATGCGATTAATACTGATGGAAATGCACAGAATGTCGGTCGGATGACTATTCTTCCAGCAACATACATCGGAAGCCCTCGGCATATGCACGAATATGCTCAAGATGCCATGCCGTATGTTCGTCATTATGGTACAGCAGATTTGTTCATCACATTTACATGCAATCCGCAATGGATAGAAATCAATCAGGAGTTAATCTCTGGGCAATCACCCATTGATCGTCATGATATTACAGCCAGAGTCTTTAGACAAAAGTTGAAATCTTTAATGGATTTCATCGTAAAACATAATGTGTTTGGTGAGACACGCTGCTGGATGTATTCTGTGGAGTGGCAGAAACGAGGATTGCCACATGCACACATTTTGATTTGGttggttgaaaatataagGCCAAATGAAGTTGATGCAGTGATATCAGCTGAAATCCCTAATGTACAAGTAGATCCTGGATTGCATGAGGTAGTTATCAAAAACATGATACATGGTCCCTGTGGAActcttaatcaaaattcacCGTGTATGATGGATGGTAAATGTTCAAAACGATATCCACGGACATTAATATCGGAAACAATTACTGGTAATGACGGTTATCCATTGTATCGTCGCAGATTGACAGCAGACAATGGAAAATCAACAAttgtcaaattaaatcaacaagaTATTGAAATAGATAATCGTTGGATTGTTCCATATTCACCCATTTTATCAAAGACATTCAAAGCACACATCAACGTTGAATCTTGCCATTCAgtgaaatctattaaatacatttgcaaaTATGTAGCCAAAGGGAGTGATATGGCTGTGATTGGAATTGGTGCAGAGAATTCCAATGATGAAGTTACCCAATACCAAATGGGCCGCTATGTCAGTAGTAATGAAGCAGTTTGgcgaatattttcttttcctaTTCATGAGAGACACCCTTCTGTTGTTCACTTAGCTGTGCATTTAGAAAATGGACAAAGAGTGTATTTTACAGCACAGAACGCAGTACAAAGAGCTGCTCAGCCACCATCTACTACATTAACCAGTTTTTTTGAGACATGCCAAAACGATGATTTCGCACAAACATTGCTATATTCTGAaatgccaaaatattatacctggaATCAATCCTCAAGGAGATTTATACGACGGAAACAAGGAAAACCAGTTCCAGGATATACAGATGTATATTCCACCGATGCGATTGGCCGGATTTATTCAGTACATCCAAGCAATgatgaatgtttttacttaCGACTGCTATTAGTCAATGTACGTGGCCCAACATCATTCCAACAGTTACGAACTGTTGATGGTGAATTGTGTGTATCCTACAGAGAAGCCTGTCAACGTTTGCAATTGCTTGAAAATGACGCTCATTGGGATCAAACTCTCAATGATGCTGTAATATCATCACACGCTCATCAAATACGAacattgttttctataatcaTATCTACATGCTTCCCATCAAACCCAATTGATTTGTGGATCAAGTACAAAGATTATATGTgtgatgatattttgtatcaaatacaGAATAGAATGGGAAATCCAAATATACAAATCAGTGAAGAAATTTACAATGAAGCATTGATTTCAATTGAGGacatgtga
- the LOC126550329 gene encoding uncharacterized protein LOC126550329, producing MPPIRRSNLGRRTRNATNQANYRSNSQTREARASLNRAAFSYDVSIDYSNYQCVVIGSMNSVCSHCKALKYKNEANGLCCANGKVKLIPLDPPPEPLYSLVSGIGTDSIHFLTNIQQYNNCFQMTSFGATNVVRENFMPTFKIQGQIYHRAGSLLPVSDSDNKFLQIYFMGNSPQEIDLRCAHNNLVKRSIVEQLQTLFHQHNQLIILFKTALDLMPSDNHKIVIRADKTPAGQHTRRFNAPTIDEVAIVVVGENLESRDIVLRRRNDQLQRIKETHRSYDALQYPIIFWQGEDGYDFSIKMINPIAAVLKKSVQ from the exons atgccTCCTATAAGACGAAGCAATTTAGGTAGAAGAACCAGAAATGCTACAAACCAAGCTAATTACCGATCTAATTCACAAACGCGTGAAGCGCGAGCAAGTTTGAATCGAGCTGCTTTTAGTTACGATGTGTCAATTGACTACAGTAACTACCAATGTGTTGTTATTGGTTCTATGAACTCGGTTTGCTCACACTGTAaggcattaaaatacaaaaacgaagCCAATGGATTGTGTTGCGCAAATGGTAAAGTGAAATTGATACCATTGGATCCACCACCAGAACCATTGTACTCATTGGTTTCAGGAATAGGAACAGATTCTATACACTTTTTGACAAATAtccaacaatataacaattgctTTCAAATGACTTCATTTGGGGCAACAAATGTAGTTCGGGAAAATTTTATGCCAACTTtcaag atacAAGGGCAAATATATCACAGAGCAGGTTCACTGTTACCAGTGTCAGATAGCGACAACAAATTcctgcaaatttattttatgggcaATTCACCACAAGAAATTGATCTGCGTTGTGCacataacaatttagtaaAGAGGTCTATTGTAGAACAATTACAAACTTTATTTCATCAGCACaatcaattgattatattgtttaaaactgcCCTGGATCTGATGCCATCCGATAAtcacaaaattgtaatcagAGCTGATAAAACACCTGCAGGTCAACATACAAGACGTTTTAATGCACCAACTATTGATGAAGTTGCTATCGTTGTAGTTGGAGAAAACTTGGAATCCCgtgatattgttttacgtCGTCGGAATGATCAATTACAACGTATAAAGGAAACACACCGCTCATATGATGCACTGCAATATCCCATTATATTTTGGCAAGGTGAAGATGGCTACGatttctcaataaaaatgataaatcccATTGCAGcg GTTCTGAAAAAGTCAGTTCAATGA